The following is a genomic window from Chloroflexota bacterium.
TACATCGACCCTACCGGGGAGTGGCCAGAGTGGACTAAGAAGATTGGCCGCGCGGCAAAAAAGGCTGGAAAGGCGGTTGTTAAGGCTGGAAAGGCGGTTGGTAAAGCGGTAGTCGGCGCAGCCACATTCGCGACGGAAATAGCAGTAAAAGTTGCAGGCCCTGTATTAGACTTCCTGGAACCTCTCGACAAGGTTCTCACGGCTGTTCCAGATTTCATCATAAACAATACGGCAGTCCCTTTGCTCAACCTGACTGGTGCAGGAATTAATAGAATGGACCTGCATCTGACGCGGGGTTATCTGGGGATAGGCATAAGAGACGGAGGATGGATGGCTAGCATGCTGGACTTTGTCACCGGAGGTAAGACTGGCTTAACTTTGCCTGCTGGCTTTGGTAGCGTCGTAGTCATCAATGAAGACAAAGCCGGAAAGTATCTACCCACGATAGTTAAACACGAGGAAGTTCATGTAATTCAACAACGTACCTTAGGCCCATTCTTCCCTCCACTATATGGCCTAGGTCACCTGTTGT
Proteins encoded in this region:
- a CDS encoding RHS repeat-associated core domain-containing protein is translated as MGQRLDQSGQYFYNARYYDASIGRFISADSIVPDPADPQNLNRYTYCLNNPLKYIDPTGEWPEWTKKIGRAAKKAGKAVVKAGKAVGKAVVGAATFATEIAVKVAGPVLDFLEPLDKVLTAVPDFIINNTAVPLLNLTGAGINRMDLHLTRGYLGIGIRDGGWMASMLDFVTGGKTGLTLPAGFGSVVVINEDKAGKYLPTIVKHEEVHVIQQRTLGPFFPPLYGLGHLLYGYDNNPLEVQAKKHQQ